In Oscillatoria acuminata PCC 6304, a single window of DNA contains:
- a CDS encoding carbon dioxide-concentrating mechanism protein CcmK, with translation MERRDVGLVKREQKTRSHDLQDLALGLVSTQSFPAIVGCADMMLKSAGVILVGFEKIGGGHCTAVVRGKTADVRLAVEAGAETAEKFGQEVSKLVIPRPLANLEAILPIGARLRDLAQGNQGRPTNQAIGLVETRGFPALVGAADAMLKSADVDLTGYEKIGDGLCTVIIRGTVANVVVAVEAGMFEAERIGELTSVMVIPRPLDDLERSLPLASCFVETVQPLQMPVVIEEKQPELLALPELEKLSKPEEVEVEPLELPELQELEELQEVQELPKLELENPDQE, from the coding sequence ATGGAAAGACGCGATGTAGGACTGGTAAAGCGCGAGCAAAAAACGCGCAGTCACGACCTTCAGGATTTAGCTTTGGGTTTAGTATCGACCCAAAGTTTCCCGGCGATCGTCGGCTGTGCCGATATGATGCTCAAATCCGCTGGGGTGATTTTAGTTGGATTTGAAAAAATCGGAGGCGGTCACTGTACGGCAGTGGTCCGGGGCAAAACGGCGGATGTGCGCTTGGCGGTAGAAGCCGGTGCTGAAACTGCCGAAAAGTTTGGTCAAGAGGTTTCTAAGCTGGTTATCCCTCGTCCCTTGGCCAATTTGGAAGCTATCCTCCCCATCGGGGCGCGGTTGAGGGATTTGGCCCAAGGCAATCAAGGACGTCCGACCAATCAAGCGATCGGACTGGTGGAAACCCGAGGATTTCCCGCCTTGGTGGGTGCAGCAGATGCCATGCTCAAGTCCGCTGATGTGGATTTAACCGGCTATGAAAAGATTGGCGACGGGTTATGCACGGTGATTATCCGAGGCACCGTGGCGAATGTGGTCGTCGCCGTGGAAGCGGGAATGTTTGAAGCCGAACGGATTGGAGAACTGACCTCGGTGATGGTAATTCCCAGGCCCCTGGATGACTTGGAACGGTCTCTGCCCCTGGCGAGTTGTTTTGTTGAGACGGTCCAACCCCTGCAAATGCCGGTTGTCATCGAGGAGAAACAGCCTGAACTCTTAGCCTTGCCCGAGTTGGAGAAACTGAGTAAACCCGAAGAAGTCGAGGTGGAACCCCTGGAACTGCCGGAGTTGCAGGAATTAGAGGAATTACAGGAAGTGCAGGAATTACCGAAACTCGAACTGGAGAACCCGGATCAAGAATAA
- a CDS encoding SDR family oxidoreductase has translation MATQEKQRPAQHQNQQPGLESEMNPRPKARASEYKGSGKLENKVALITGGDSGIGRSVAILFAREGADVAIIYLNEHEDAKKTQEMVEAEGRRCLPIAGDIGEKSFCEQVVKQTVDAFGHLDILINNAAEQHPQENIEDITQEQLEKTFRTNIFSMFYLTQAAMPHLKEGSAIVNTTSVTAYKGNETLLDYSSTKGAIVAFTRALSQKVVSKGIRVNGVAPGPIWTPLIPATFPPEKVASFGQQVPMKRAGEPEEVATSYVFLASDDSSYMTGQILHPNGGTVVGG, from the coding sequence ATGGCGACGCAAGAAAAACAACGCCCCGCTCAACATCAAAACCAACAACCGGGCCTGGAATCAGAAATGAATCCCCGTCCTAAAGCCCGTGCTTCTGAGTATAAAGGCAGTGGAAAATTAGAAAATAAAGTTGCCCTGATTACGGGTGGAGATAGCGGGATTGGTCGTTCAGTGGCGATTTTGTTTGCCCGAGAAGGAGCGGATGTGGCAATTATCTATCTGAACGAACATGAAGATGCCAAAAAAACTCAAGAGATGGTAGAAGCGGAAGGACGTCGCTGTCTGCCGATCGCCGGAGATATTGGAGAAAAAAGTTTTTGTGAGCAGGTGGTCAAGCAGACCGTGGATGCTTTCGGCCATCTGGATATTCTGATTAATAATGCAGCGGAACAACATCCCCAAGAAAATATTGAGGATATTACCCAAGAACAGTTGGAAAAAACATTCCGCACCAATATTTTCTCAATGTTTTACCTGACTCAAGCGGCGATGCCTCATCTGAAAGAAGGCAGTGCGATCGTGAATACGACCTCGGTAACCGCCTATAAGGGAAATGAAACTTTACTGGATTATTCTTCCACCAAGGGGGCGATCGTGGCCTTTACCCGAGCCTTGTCTCAAAAAGTGGTCAGCAAAGGAATTCGCGTTAATGGGGTCGCACCGGGTCCAATTTGGACTCCCCTAATTCCCGCCACCTTCCCCCCGGAAAAAGTCGCGTCATTTGGTCAGCAAGTGCCGATGAAACGGGCCGGAGAACCAGAAGAAGTCGCCACTTCCTATGTGTTCCTCGCCTCCGATGATTCTTCTTATATGACGGGTCAAATTCTGCATCCCAATGGGGGCACCGTTGTTGGGGGATAA
- a CDS encoding hemerythrin domain-containing protein: MTVQLQDTKRMAIAQKLADMKAVQNFLISNEQKFISATSDADIRDRLQSMLEDDRKNLGILETTIIQYGNPSEPNSTTEQTLKQAQKMMEDSKMSLFEKISQHELLKHAQVMKGLLVHKAAQVVGADVEAAITPLNTVNFENRSHQEQLKGILEVLGTRELTGQDPDQGVWSRVQDAMAALSGVFGSAASRAKDDMNVLEIIYEDHRKVDTLFMEIENTNDAKKREEFFGQIYKDLSAHSEAEEEVVYPAIRAQFPEVQHLYNEQAEMKQLLEAIKSSNGSDASFMTRVKQLKDMVQHHVKEEENDMFNKFRQTMNEAQMQQLSKQFKEAKSRIQQSMVS; the protein is encoded by the coding sequence ATGACTGTTCAATTACAAGATACTAAACGCATGGCGATCGCCCAAAAATTGGCCGATATGAAAGCTGTGCAAAATTTCCTCATTTCTAATGAACAAAAATTTATCAGCGCCACCAGCGACGCCGATATCCGCGATCGCTTGCAAAGTATGCTAGAGGATGACCGCAAAAACCTCGGCATCCTGGAAACCACCATCATTCAATATGGCAATCCCTCTGAGCCGAATAGCACCACCGAGCAAACCCTGAAACAGGCTCAGAAAATGATGGAAGATTCCAAAATGTCCCTGTTTGAGAAAATCTCTCAGCACGAATTGCTCAAACACGCTCAGGTGATGAAAGGACTCCTCGTCCATAAAGCCGCACAAGTCGTCGGCGCTGACGTTGAAGCCGCCATCACTCCCCTGAATACCGTCAACTTTGAAAACCGTTCTCACCAAGAACAACTCAAGGGTATTCTGGAAGTCCTCGGCACTCGCGAACTCACCGGACAAGACCCGGATCAAGGCGTCTGGAGTCGGGTTCAAGATGCAATGGCAGCCTTGAGTGGTGTCTTTGGTAGCGCCGCCAGCCGCGCCAAAGATGATATGAACGTTCTGGAAATCATCTATGAAGATCACCGCAAGGTAGATACCCTCTTCATGGAAATTGAAAACACCAACGACGCTAAGAAACGCGAAGAATTCTTCGGTCAAATCTATAAGGACCTCAGCGCTCACTCGGAAGCGGAAGAAGAAGTAGTCTATCCCGCCATCCGCGCTCAATTCCCGGAAGTGCAACATCTGTATAACGAGCAGGCGGAAATGAAACAACTCCTGGAAGCCATCAAATCCAGCAACGGTAGCGATGCCAGCTTTATGACTCGTGTCAAACAGTTGAAAGATATGGTGCAGCATCATGTCAAGGAAGAAGAGAACGATATGTTCAATAAATTCCGCCAGACCATGAATGAGGCTCAAATGCAACAACTATCTAAGCAGTTCAAAGAAGCCAAAAGCCGCATTCAGCAATCAATGGTGTCCTAA
- the dprA gene encoding DNA-processing protein DprA — MYLEERAFWVAWSQIPAVGPVMLGRLFKYFGSLAAAWQAEPEALTQVQGLGPQLVEKIVTRRSQLNPEQLYSEHLRQNPNFWTPADPDYPRLLGEIPNPPPLLYYQGHIDRQETLGNRPIVGIVGTRNPSEYGQRWTRRISQILAECGFTIVSGMAAGIDTHAHLGCLDADGRTIAVFGTPLNKIYPETNRHLSEKIIQKGLFVSEHPVGTLTRREHFAQRNRIIAGLSQAILVMEAPERSGALITAKVANEYSRDVFALPGRIDDPNSQGCLRLLKNGAETIINETELLEMLGAIPKYHPTPAPTAATPTPSTAVVPPLPVVPDLEPPLQQVWEATEIEPIAFDLIVSQAQLDAASVSSALLQLELIGLVEQLPGMRYRRI; from the coding sequence ATGTATCTGGAAGAACGAGCATTTTGGGTGGCTTGGTCGCAAATTCCCGCAGTTGGCCCGGTTATGCTGGGGCGATTGTTTAAATATTTCGGCAGTTTAGCCGCTGCTTGGCAAGCTGAACCCGAGGCTCTCACTCAGGTCCAGGGTTTAGGTCCGCAACTGGTGGAAAAAATTGTCACAAGGCGATCGCAACTAAATCCCGAACAACTCTACAGCGAACATCTGCGCCAAAACCCCAATTTTTGGACCCCTGCCGACCCCGATTATCCGCGTTTGCTCGGGGAAATTCCTAACCCACCCCCCCTGCTGTATTACCAAGGTCACATCGATCGCCAGGAAACCCTCGGCAATCGCCCCATTGTCGGCATTGTCGGCACTCGTAATCCCTCCGAATATGGGCAGCGATGGACGCGCCGAATTAGCCAGATTCTAGCGGAATGTGGCTTTACCATTGTCTCTGGCATGGCCGCAGGCATCGATACTCACGCCCATCTCGGTTGTTTAGATGCCGATGGTCGCACGATCGCCGTTTTCGGAACTCCCCTCAACAAAATATATCCAGAGACCAATCGTCATCTCTCTGAAAAAATTATACAAAAGGGATTATTTGTGAGTGAACATCCTGTGGGAACCCTCACAAGGCGAGAACATTTCGCGCAACGCAATCGAATTATTGCCGGGTTAAGTCAGGCCATTCTGGTCATGGAAGCACCCGAGCGATCGGGGGCGCTGATTACGGCCAAAGTCGCCAATGAATACAGTCGAGATGTCTTTGCCTTACCCGGACGCATTGATGACCCTAATTCGCAAGGCTGTTTACGCTTGTTGAAAAATGGGGCCGAAACCATCATCAATGAAACTGAATTGCTGGAAATGCTAGGGGCCATACCCAAATATCATCCCACCCCTGCCCCCACTGCGGCAACCCCCACTCCTTCCACAGCAGTAGTGCCACCCCTGCCAGTGGTTCCGGATTTAGAGCCACCCTTGCAACAAGTCTGGGAGGCAACGGAGATCGAGCCGATCGCCTTCGACTTAATTGTATCCCAAGCCCAACTCGATGCCGCCTCGGTCTCCAGTGCGTTATTGCAACTCGAATTAATCGGCTTAGTTGAACAATTACCGGGAATGCGCTATCGGCGAATTTGA
- a CDS encoding glycosyltransferase: MITSKSIALISVHGDPAIEIGKEEAGGQNVYVRKVGEALGNLGWQVDMFTRKSNATQSTVVQHTPNCRTIRLVAGPEEFVPRQKIYEYVPQFVQEFLKFQEQQRVDYRLVHTNYWISAAVGMELKKFQPMQQVHTYHSLGAVKYKAVSTIPMIASTRLGIEKACLENADRIVATSPQEKEHMRTLVSSKGLIDVIPCGTDIHQFGGVSQAIAREKLGIHEESSVVFYVGRFDRRKGIETLVRAMSRSTLRGQQDVRLMIGGGWRPGQSDGKERDRIGSLVEKLGIADLTTFPGRIGHDELPLYYAAANVCVVPSHYEPFGLVAIEAMASRTPVVASDVGGLQYTVVSEETGLLCPAQDDAAFAVAIDRILAHPDWQNELGQAARERVESQFSWDGVARQLSHLYSTLLIQSSQSLDPVTA; this comes from the coding sequence ATGATAACGTCAAAGTCGATTGCTTTAATTTCGGTTCATGGCGACCCGGCCATAGAAATTGGTAAAGAAGAAGCCGGAGGCCAAAATGTTTATGTCCGTAAGGTTGGAGAAGCGTTAGGAAATCTCGGGTGGCAAGTTGATATGTTCACCCGCAAGTCCAATGCGACACAATCAACGGTGGTACAACATACCCCCAATTGTCGGACCATTCGCTTAGTCGCCGGACCCGAAGAATTCGTTCCCCGGCAAAAAATTTATGAATATGTCCCGCAGTTTGTTCAGGAATTTCTGAAATTTCAAGAACAACAGCGCGTAGACTATCGCCTGGTGCATACGAATTACTGGATTTCGGCAGCAGTGGGAATGGAGTTGAAAAAATTTCAACCCATGCAACAGGTTCATACTTACCACTCTCTGGGTGCGGTCAAGTATAAAGCTGTTTCCACCATTCCGATGATTGCTAGTACACGCTTAGGCATTGAAAAGGCTTGTTTGGAAAATGCCGATCGCATTGTGGCGACTTCTCCCCAGGAAAAAGAACATATGAGAACCCTTGTTTCCTCCAAGGGACTGATCGATGTGATTCCTTGTGGCACCGATATTCATCAATTTGGCGGTGTTTCCCAGGCAATAGCGCGGGAAAAACTGGGCATTCATGAGGAGAGTTCCGTCGTCTTTTATGTGGGTCGATTTGACCGACGCAAAGGGATTGAAACCTTGGTTCGGGCGATGAGTCGTTCCACCCTGCGGGGTCAGCAGGATGTCCGGCTGATGATTGGTGGGGGTTGGCGTCCGGGTCAAAGCGATGGCAAAGAACGCGATCGCATTGGCAGTCTAGTAGAAAAATTGGGAATTGCTGACTTGACAACCTTCCCCGGACGAATCGGCCATGACGAATTACCGTTATATTATGCAGCAGCCAATGTCTGCGTGGTTCCTAGCCATTATGAACCCTTTGGATTAGTGGCGATCGAAGCAATGGCCAGCCGGACCCCGGTTGTAGCCTCAGATGTAGGCGGATTACAGTACACGGTGGTTTCAGAAGAAACAGGTCTACTCTGTCCAGCCCAAGACGATGCCGCCTTTGCCGTCGCGATTGACCGCATTTTAGCTCACCCCGACTGGCAAAATGAATTAGGCCAAGCCGCACGCGAACGGGTCGAAAGCCAGTTTAGCTGGGATGGCGTGGCTCGTCAACTCAGTCACTTATACAGTACACTGCTGATCCAATCCAGCCAGTCCTTGGACCCGGTGACTGCCTAA
- a CDS encoding ISL3 family transposase yields MPSKAQCHSMSQLLDLAGVWVKDYKIHKEIGLVLQIESLQKLAVCPLCGHQSNKLHQNHWYLVKDLPFSQHPTYLRVNRRQFKCQTCQKPFSESLDYVNPKRNYTKRLTLKIVEEVLESNIQSVARRYQVTEEEIQTMLSDVGSELLQEKPAPFRRLGIDEISQRKGQGNYCAVLVDIDAGKPVGIVDSRRKEELLKVLQGWGSEILNFIEEVSIDLWMPYKTLVEELLPHAQIVADRFHLMKGLNEELDSQRKFEKYLINSQENYPEKSDLISAINKSKYPLVKNEKDLTEKQNKKLKEVKLKFPQLAIMHDLKEEFRDIFESKQQGTEGLVKLVDWLFKAQQSFPTFTKTVIRWFPEIVNYFENRTSNGVVEGINNKLKVIKKSAYGLPKFENFRLRSLLNWMFT; encoded by the coding sequence ATGCCTTCTAAAGCTCAGTGTCACAGTATGTCTCAACTATTGGATTTGGCCGGAGTCTGGGTCAAAGATTATAAAATTCATAAAGAAATCGGCTTGGTTTTACAAATAGAATCACTACAGAAGTTGGCTGTTTGTCCCTTATGCGGGCATCAAAGTAATAAGCTTCATCAAAATCATTGGTATTTAGTTAAAGATTTACCTTTCAGTCAACATCCTACTTACTTGAGAGTCAATCGTCGGCAATTCAAATGCCAAACCTGCCAAAAACCTTTTAGTGAATCTCTCGATTATGTTAACCCTAAAAGAAATTATACCAAAAGGTTAACTTTAAAAATTGTTGAAGAAGTGTTGGAGAGTAATATTCAAAGTGTAGCTCGACGATATCAGGTCACTGAAGAGGAAATTCAAACGATGCTATCAGATGTCGGTTCTGAATTATTACAAGAAAAACCTGCCCCATTTCGTCGTTTGGGAATTGATGAAATTTCTCAAAGAAAAGGACAAGGCAATTATTGTGCTGTTTTAGTAGATATAGATGCAGGAAAACCTGTAGGAATTGTGGATTCTAGACGAAAAGAAGAATTGCTCAAAGTCTTGCAGGGATGGGGTTCAGAGATTTTAAACTTTATAGAAGAAGTGAGTATAGATTTGTGGATGCCCTATAAAACACTGGTGGAAGAATTGCTTCCTCATGCTCAAATAGTTGCCGATAGATTTCATTTAATGAAAGGACTCAATGAAGAGTTAGATAGTCAGAGAAAATTTGAAAAATATTTAATAAACTCTCAAGAAAATTATCCTGAAAAGTCGGACTTGATTTCGGCAATTAACAAAAGCAAATATCCTCTTGTTAAAAACGAGAAAGATTTAACTGAAAAGCAAAATAAAAAATTAAAAGAGGTGAAATTAAAGTTTCCTCAACTCGCTATCATGCACGATTTAAAAGAAGAGTTTAGAGATATATTTGAATCAAAACAGCAAGGAACAGAGGGATTGGTTAAGTTGGTAGATTGGCTGTTTAAAGCTCAACAATCTTTTCCCACCTTTACGAAAACAGTTATTCGATGGTTTCCAGAAATTGTCAACTATTTTGAGAATCGCACCAGTAATGGAGTGGTAGAAGGAATTAACAACAAACTGAAAGTCATTAAAAAATCTGCCTATGGTTTACCTAAGTTTGAAAATTTTAGGTTGAGAAGCCTATTAAATTGGATGTTTACTTAA
- a CDS encoding DUF2301 domain-containing membrane protein, with protein MTQANSMESPVYQGQFGEFSITPSDRQSVIIYRSGLMVAALSFAIATVLLFWQGTTPAILTSLSALYACFCLALGVSLLTIHIYLQVLHRFLQVCWATGAVTALIVIFTRPDPFVVTVYHEAIALVGIGFTFVALTGIYFKEAFCFNRLETKLLTPLVPLLILGHLSGLLTPSMEKILLAIWAILFLVFALRKAGQDIPADIGDKSVFAYLKEQKKAQV; from the coding sequence ATGACTCAAGCTAATTCTATGGAATCTCCAGTCTATCAAGGGCAGTTTGGGGAATTTAGTATTACCCCAAGCGATCGCCAATCGGTTATCATCTATCGCAGTGGCTTAATGGTAGCCGCCCTCAGTTTCGCGATCGCCACGGTTCTCCTCTTCTGGCAAGGAACCACTCCCGCAATCCTCACCAGTCTCAGCGCACTCTATGCCTGTTTCTGTTTGGCACTCGGCGTCAGCTTATTGACGATTCACATTTATCTGCAAGTCCTCCATCGCTTCCTCCAAGTCTGTTGGGCGACTGGGGCAGTCACGGCATTAATCGTGATTTTTACTCGCCCGGACCCTTTCGTAGTCACAGTTTATCACGAGGCGATCGCCCTCGTCGGTATCGGATTTACCTTTGTCGCTTTAACGGGCATTTATTTTAAAGAAGCCTTTTGTTTCAATCGCCTAGAAACTAAATTGCTCACCCCCTTAGTCCCCCTGCTAATTTTAGGCCACCTGTCGGGTTTATTAACCCCCTCAATGGAAAAAATTCTCTTAGCAATTTGGGCTATTCTCTTTCTCGTCTTTGCCCTGCGAAAAGCCGGACAAGACATTCCCGCAGATATTGGAGACAAAAGTGTTTTTGCCTACCTCAAGGAACAGAAAAAAGCGCAAGTTTAA
- a CDS encoding SAM hydrolase/SAM-dependent halogenase family protein: MLTLLTDFGSHDVYVGVMKGVIACINPGVTIVDLTHEIPPQDVAAARFCLMNAYPYFPEGTVHVAVVDPGVGSARRAIALQLPQSILVGPDNGLFSGILTPENPILAAVELSNYDYWRTPDPSTTFHGRDIFAPVGAHLTKGVPLEDLGPAIDPRTLVTLDLPQCQWENQEIAGCIQYIDRFGNLITNIPGTSVRGKPGSVEVGDRMIPGGNTYSDAPRGGAVALVGSHGWVEIAINGGNAADTLQLAVGATVRLRLS, translated from the coding sequence ATGCTTACCCTCTTAACCGATTTTGGTTCCCATGATGTCTATGTCGGCGTGATGAAGGGCGTCATCGCCTGTATTAATCCCGGGGTGACAATTGTGGACCTCACCCATGAGATTCCTCCCCAGGATGTGGCTGCTGCGCGTTTTTGTCTGATGAATGCTTATCCCTATTTCCCCGAGGGGACCGTTCATGTGGCCGTTGTGGATCCAGGTGTGGGCAGTGCTCGCAGGGCGATCGCCCTTCAACTACCTCAGTCTATCTTGGTGGGACCTGATAACGGCTTATTTTCTGGGATACTCACTCCAGAAAATCCGATTCTCGCGGCAGTGGAACTGAGCAATTATGACTATTGGCGCACCCCTGACCCGAGTACCACGTTTCATGGGCGAGATATTTTTGCTCCGGTGGGCGCTCATTTGACTAAGGGAGTGCCTTTGGAGGATTTAGGACCGGCAATTGATCCCCGGACGTTAGTCACCCTGGATCTGCCGCAATGTCAATGGGAAAACCAGGAAATTGCTGGTTGTATCCAATATATTGATCGCTTTGGTAACCTGATTACGAACATTCCTGGCACTTCGGTGAGGGGAAAACCGGGGTCTGTTGAGGTGGGCGATCGCATGATCCCCGGCGGAAATACTTACAGTGATGCGCCCAGAGGAGGGGCAGTCGCCCTCGTCGGTTCTCACGGTTGGGTAGAAATTGCCATCAATGGCGGCAATGCTGCGGATACACTCCAACTTGCTGTTGGTGCAACGGTGAGGTTGAGGTTGAGCTAA
- the pirA gene encoding arginine synthesis PII-interacting regulator PirA, producing MNKISHETLKQAAAIHRANIRQKLQYRLEMARQKGDENLVRMLEAEANYFS from the coding sequence ATGAACAAAATTAGTCATGAAACGTTGAAACAAGCGGCAGCCATCCATCGGGCAAACATCCGCCAGAAGTTACAGTATCGGCTAGAAATGGCTAGACAAAAAGGGGATGAGAACTTAGTGCGTATGCTGGAAGCAGAAGCTAATTATTTCAGCTAA
- a CDS encoding TldD/PmbA family protein gives MQDRLLSTIAPYRDRVDYLEIRMEQSESTAISFRGDRLDAVNRNFSLAGGVRACHKGGWSFVTFNGLDELGDRLEEAISQAKLIGSETTQLADIKPIQDYVAESLLRDPRGVSLEEKRQMVENYNQLLLDFDPRIQTTSSSYRDRFGITYFVNSTGTCIAQERLDVSGGFGAIARGEGGLVRQGYESVHSRSDYDAFTGIEDRVRSAAERAIRQLEAKSVKGGQYTVVLDPYLAGVFIHEAFGHLSEADFVYENPQMQEVLQLGKPLGISQLNVVDDATIPNLPGSMKYDDEGVEGQRKYLIKDGVLTQRLHNRETAGKMHEAPTGNARALSATYAPIVRMTNTAIEAGDCSFEDMISNIDEGVYAVRMLGGQTNGEMFTFAAAEGYMIRNGKIAEPVSDVTLSGNVFQTLKDIEAIGSDSVYLNGGCGKGGQSPLPVSVGGPHISIQNVVVGGR, from the coding sequence ATGCAGGATCGGTTACTCTCAACGATCGCCCCTTACCGCGATCGCGTCGATTATTTAGAAATTCGCATGGAACAAAGCGAATCCACGGCGATCTCGTTTCGCGGCGATCGCCTCGATGCGGTGAATCGCAATTTTTCCCTCGCCGGTGGGGTCCGCGCCTGTCATAAGGGGGGGTGGAGTTTTGTCACGTTTAATGGATTAGACGAGTTGGGCGATCGCCTGGAAGAAGCGATTTCCCAAGCTAAATTAATCGGTTCAGAAACGACTCAACTGGCTGATATTAAACCCATTCAGGATTATGTTGCCGAGTCCTTACTCCGGGACCCCCGGGGAGTCTCCCTGGAAGAAAAGCGGCAAATGGTGGAAAATTATAATCAACTGTTGCTCGATTTTGACCCGCGAATTCAAACCACCAGTTCCAGTTATCGAGATCGCTTTGGCATTACCTATTTTGTCAATTCCACCGGGACCTGTATTGCTCAAGAACGTCTGGATGTTTCTGGCGGTTTTGGGGCGATCGCCCGGGGTGAAGGCGGTTTAGTGCGCCAAGGGTATGAATCCGTCCACTCGCGATCGGATTATGATGCCTTCACCGGCATTGAAGATCGGGTTCGCAGTGCCGCAGAACGAGCGATTCGCCAGTTAGAAGCCAAATCCGTTAAAGGCGGTCAATATACGGTTGTTCTTGACCCCTATCTCGCCGGAGTCTTCATTCATGAAGCATTCGGTCATTTGTCCGAGGCAGATTTTGTCTATGAAAATCCGCAAATGCAGGAAGTGCTCCAACTCGGGAAACCCTTGGGAATTTCCCAATTAAATGTCGTGGATGATGCCACGATTCCCAACTTACCGGGTTCGATGAAATATGATGATGAAGGGGTCGAAGGTCAACGCAAATATTTAATCAAAGATGGCGTTTTGACTCAGCGTTTACATAACCGAGAAACTGCCGGCAAAATGCACGAAGCACCGACAGGAAATGCGCGTGCCCTCAGTGCCACCTACGCCCCCATTGTGCGGATGACCAATACCGCCATTGAAGCGGGAGATTGCTCCTTTGAGGACATGATTAGCAATATTGATGAAGGGGTTTATGCTGTCCGGATGCTCGGGGGTCAAACCAATGGGGAAATGTTCACCTTTGCCGCAGCAGAAGGGTACATGATTCGCAATGGGAAAATTGCCGAACCTGTGAGTGATGTGACCCTTTCGGGGAATGTGTTTCAAACTTTGAAGGATATTGAGGCGATCGGTTCTGATTCGGTTTATCTCAATGGTGGATGTGGCAAAGGCGGACAATCCCCGTTACCCGTCAGCGTCGGTGGTCCCCACATTTCCATTCAAAATGTTGTGGTTGGCGGACGATAA
- a CDS encoding alpha-ketoacid dehydrogenase subunit beta: MAETLFFNALKAAIDEEMARDPTVFVLGEDVGQYGGSYKVTKDLYEKYGELRVLDTPIAENSFTGMAVGAAMTGLRPIIEGMNMGFLLLAFNQIANNAMLRYTSGGNFTMPMVIRGPGGVGRQLGAEHSQRLETYFQAVPGLKMVACSTPYNAKGLLKSAIRDNNPVLFFEHVLLYNLKEDLPSEEYLLPLDKAEIVRRGKDVTILTYSRMRHHVLQAVPQIVKDGFDPEVIDLISLKPLDLDTIGESIRKTHRVIIVEEAMKTGGIGAEIIASINDRFFDELDAPVLRLSSQDIPTPYNGTLERLTIVQPPQIVEAVQKMVGLKI; the protein is encoded by the coding sequence ATGGCAGAAACCCTTTTCTTCAACGCGCTCAAAGCAGCCATTGACGAAGAAATGGCCCGCGACCCTACGGTATTCGTCCTCGGTGAAGATGTCGGTCAGTATGGCGGATCCTATAAAGTCACCAAGGACCTGTACGAAAAATATGGCGAACTGCGGGTACTCGACACCCCGATCGCGGAAAATAGCTTTACGGGGATGGCCGTTGGGGCCGCCATGACTGGATTGCGTCCGATTATTGAAGGCATGAACATGGGCTTTTTGCTCCTCGCCTTCAACCAAATCGCCAACAATGCCATGCTGCGCTACACCTCCGGTGGCAACTTTACAATGCCGATGGTGATTCGCGGTCCCGGTGGGGTTGGACGGCAACTCGGTGCAGAACATTCCCAGCGCTTGGAGACCTATTTTCAGGCCGTTCCTGGCTTAAAAATGGTGGCCTGTTCCACCCCGTACAACGCCAAAGGATTGCTCAAGAGTGCCATCCGTGACAATAACCCCGTGCTGTTTTTTGAGCACGTCCTTCTTTATAATTTGAAAGAAGACCTGCCCTCGGAAGAATATTTACTGCCTCTGGATAAAGCAGAAATCGTCCGACGGGGCAAAGATGTCACGATTTTGACCTATTCGCGGATGCGCCATCACGTTCTGCAAGCGGTGCCGCAGATCGTCAAAGACGGGTTTGATCCAGAAGTCATTGACTTAATTTCCCTCAAACCCCTGGATCTCGACACCATTGGCGAATCGATTCGCAAAACCCATCGGGTGATTATTGTAGAGGAAGCGATGAAAACCGGGGGGATTGGGGCTGAAATTATTGCTTCAATTAATGATCGGTTCTTTGATGAGCTGGATGCACCTGTGCTGAGACTTTCGTCACAGGATATTCCCACGCCCTACAATGGTACCTTAGAGCGATTGACCATCGTGCAACCGCCGCAAATTGTTGAAGCGGTGCAAAAAATGGTTGGCCTAAAAATATAA